CGAGTCCCGGGTGGTCCCGGGACTCGAACcctggaccaccgcctttccggggcagccgctctaccatctgagctaaccaggcggctagcagatataTCTACTACTACGTCAAACCGTAGCGGCTACGTTAACGTAGCAGGCCGACCTGTAAGGCACGGCTGTCATGCAGAGGTATGGACGATCGCAGACGGTCGTCGCGAAGTTCTTTTCGAAACTGGAAACTCGACTGACACATAGAGCTACAggtaagaagaagaaaaaagaagcgacAGGAAAACGCTTTACTCAGAACCGGCATATTTGATAAGCGCACCACAGCCTCATGTATGTGTGTCAGCTGTTGCGCttcaaaaatacaaaaaaaagcagaagacCGTGGCGATGAATGAACATCACCCGTCTCGCCGTCTTGCTGCATCGCGGACAGCTTACTACAGACCGGAGAACACGGCACTTATTACGTGCAATAGGCAAATGCGGCACGCGCGAGACACGCAGAAGTTGCGTCATTCTCCCGATATTACATCGCGGAGTGCAGCGACCTTTGAGTAGGCGTGAAGCCCCGGCCTGTTGACGACACGAAACCAAAGTGACGTCAGACTGATAATCCGGAACGGTGGCTCGCTGTCCGTGATGTGCACCGCCGAGCACCTGGTCGTCTAGGCGGTTTCCGGTCGCCGCGGCCGCACCCGGATGAGGTTGGAGTGTGGATACGTTCGTGGCATGTAAAAGTATACACTATACAGATAAACAGCAATTCACTCTGGGCTGTCATAGCATTGTTCCAAAACTCGTTCTATTTTCGTTAATTCCGCGATAGGAGGCCGATTACCATAGAAGGGAAAGGTAAAGCCAAGCTTCCGATTCCTTGAATTTCGAGCCAAATTTTCAGCACCGGTACACCGTCAGTGTGGCGTGGCGCATTCAGAAGCATTTTCTCGTATTTTCTCGTATTTTCTCGGAGGCTGtaaaaagttcttgaaacttgcgaTGTTTGCTCTTTGGCTCATTTAGAATACGACGCAGtctagagagcgagagagaaagaatacAATGGAAAGACGGAATTTAAGTTAACCAGAggttatctccggttggctaccctgtaccggggaaGGGGAAAGGAATTCGATAGATGagagaaaaagaataagaaaaaaaaatacctgtAAGAAATTAGGTACACCCGAGAAGACGAGGCCAGAACCTGCGACGATAatgcgagctggtgcaggaacttgaaggtggcgtcgccacccgtctttttaTTGTCGCATCTTTTCTGACTTATCGAGCCTATTGTCAGGGTAagaacaggattttttttttgataTTGTAGAAGCCTAATTTACTAATAGATAGTTTACATGTGATCTCACGGATGCGGCTGCTcaccgtgctggttcaccaacatGTCGCCGAGGAAAACGTCGGTGCAAGTCATCTAAACAGCCCAGcctgctttcttttctctctctctctctgttcagtGTGCTTTTAAAGAGTCCCAGCTGGTAAATAATTTATCCGCAGCCCTTCCTTCCACGGCGTCTCTCGCATAGTCCCACGTACAGGAGCAGTGCTAACAGGTATATAGATGGAGAGATCGGAAGTAGCATGCTCCCGGCTTCCCCACGTGTAGCTTCGGGACGTTGAATGCCATCACCTGTTACAGCATATGGCGGTTTAAAGGCATCTTAAAATATGGACAAACACAATAGGCTAAGCGCGTCACAAAGGAGACTGTCGCCTATGCAGTTCACTTTAAAACCGCTGCgaaacaaactaaaaaaaaaagagaagtgcaAAATCGCGGGTATGCTAAACAAATGTGGACATATCATGCGTCAACGTAATACTGAATAGCTTGTTAGCTTTTTCTCAGTTATCTTACGCACAACTAGTATAGGGCACAGCAAAAACGAATCTAAACCGACTTTTCTTAATTCAGAAGTTTATGAGAATAACTGCAAACATCCCATATGATTTTCACACGCAACGACTCTTTTAACAATTTAAGGATGTAGATGTGACTATTATAACTATTGTTTACTCCAGTCATGCTGCTCAGTCACAAaaaagcacttctttttttttttacagcgagacTTCAGAATTCAGAAAGAATATTCCTGTATGCACTACGCGTCGCCccaatatttggcacatacctacTTCTCATAGCATCTTCGCGAAACAATAATTTATTTTACTCCAGCTTTGCTGAACAATTTTGGCTGCAAATCTGTAGATGTGTCACAGTTGTCAAAACAACAACTACAAAGCGACATGCGAGATTATGCGAACTACattgtctttatttatttgttttctttagttATTCTATCAATGTAAAACTTCGTTATTTTGTATTTTTGCAAGGCCCTTATGTTCCCTTGTGAGTAATTCTCTGCACATGTGTGTAAAAGTAGTTTGCATGAAAAGTATTTGTAAActcttgctgctgctgtgtgtAGGGGCAGCCACCCCGTCAAGCTACAAATCTAGTAGATTTTCGTTGCTACTCCTTCCTTGTATATCTTGTTCAACTAGAAGAAATTCAAAAGCTGCACAATCTTTTCATTCGATGCAGCAGCGCTTCCTCGAAAGATTGACGTTCACTTTTCAGGACAGTTGTAAACCCAACGGCTGCTATTCTGTTGACCACTTGCGTGTTTGTGTGTTGCTGTCACCCTGAGCTGTCCTGGAGGCCTCCCGGACGTCGCCAGCGGTCCTGTAGCGACGACTACCGGACGAGTCGGAAATTTCGTAGCCGCAAATAACTGTGGCGAGTAAGTGCCGGTCGGACGCAGTTTCGTGTTGCCATTTTGCGTGCTTGCAAAGTTTTCCGGAAAGGGAAAGTGCGACGCACCCGCCCGTGTTAGTGGCTCGTCGGCTGTGTCGTTCTTCTGCTGGGCGCGAGGTGacgggttcgactcccggccaCCGTGAGCGCGTTTCGATGtgggtgaaataaaaaaaaaatagagagagaaacgCCCATGTACTTTAAATTCAGGCGCCCACTTAAGGACTCAGATGTTCAATACAATACGGAACCTTTTACTCCGGTGTCCTTCGTAGCCCGTCTTGCTTTcgaatttcaataaataaataaataaataaataaataaataaataaataaataaataaataaataaataaataaatagatcgATCAAAACTGTGGGGGCACGAATTCGGTACGTCTAATCGTGGCATCCGAACAGTCTGAAGTTTTTACGGGCGCTAGCAATTGCTTGTCGAACAGTGACAAAACAATTCATGGAGAAGGTAGTGGTTGCACTGTTCACGAAACAAGAAAAGAATGATATCGATGACTTTTCCCCCCGCATGTTCAACAACTTGAAGCTATTGTGTTCAACTTGGGAGTGGTGCAGGTCAATTTCATAGCAAAAATAAATGTCCGACACTTTATCTCACTAGTTTAAATTTGTCTGAATCACAACTGGAGGTCTCCCTTTTTTACTCTGTGTCTTACAACTTTGCGATATTTGCTTTCTATATAATTTGCAACTCGCTGCATTGaaataacatatttattttgaaATGTACGCCTAAGTATTCATCCTGTTATGACCTCGAAACACGTGCTCTGCAATTGCACCAGACGACGACACTGCACAGATAATTCGCGCGAAACACTCAACTTCTATTTAGGAACCGTGCGCACAGTGGTCAGTTTTTTGACCCTGCCATGAACGTACAATTGTCCGTCAAAACCCGTGGCACCTAGACAAGGCGATAAAGGAAATCAAGGGACGTTCTGCCTGCTTATTCGGGGAGTGTCCTCAGTGATGTTTGTCGCGGGCAATGATAAGGGAACAATGGAAGTCCGCTCTTGCTTATAAAAGGTTCACCTGTGAAGCACCTCGCATCACTCGAAAGCACAAGCGCCTTCCAGATGGCTTCAGTCGTTGCCGCTGTCATGCTGTGCTCAGCATTCCTGGCGCCAACCTACGCCCAAGGTCCCGAGCAGCATACTCGGCCTAACAACGGTTTCAGCGTTGCGCTCTTCAAGGAACTCTGTTCGAAGACGGCCGGCCAGAACGTCTTCTTTTCACCAGCGAGCATCAGCATCGCCTTGGGAATGCTCTACGCCGGAGCTGGGGGCAAGACCCTCGAGGAGTTGTCTTCTGTTCTGGGACTCTCGGATGCTGAGATCGTCGACAGGGACGTTGTGCTAACGGCGTACAAGTCATTCCTAGAGACGAAGCCCGCAAACGCTACGTTGGACATAGCCAACACGGTCCTTGTCCAGAAGGACTTCGAGATCCTGGATCAGTACAGGAGTGACGTGGTCAAGTACTTCCAAGCCGAGGCGAGGTCCGTTGACTTCTTTCGGGATGGCTCGAGAGTGACGGCCGAAATCAACGAATGGGTTAAAGAAAAGACCAAAGGAAAGATCCCGACGCTTCTGGACGCGGCTCTGCCAATGAACGCCGCAGCGTTTCTGATCAACGCCGTCTACTTCAAGGGAACGTGGGTGACCAAGTTCCAAGCGCGTAACACCAAGCCGCTGCCTTTCTACAACCACGGTCGAGACAAGGTGAATGTGGCCACCATGTCGGTGCGTCGGTACTTCGGCTACGCCGATGTGGACGAACTGCAGGCGAGGGCCTTGGAAGTCCCTTACGCGGGAGACAGGTTCGGCATGATCATCGTGCTCCCCAACAGCAGGACCGGGCTGCCGACGGTCGAAGCCCACCTGACGACCGGCCTGGTGGACAAGATCGCGAGCCATCTAACGCAGAGGGACGTCCACCTGTGGCTGCCCAAGTTCGAGCTGCATACCGACTACGACCTCGTGGCGCCGCTCCGTAGGCTGGGACTGGAAAGCGCCTTCGGCGACGGTGCGGACTTTTCTGGCATCAGCGACAGGAACGACTTGGCGGTGTCCGATGTCAAGCACAAGGCCATGGTCGAAGTGAGCGAGGAAGGCACTGTGGCTGCTGCCGTCACGTCGGTCCGCATGAGATGGAGGAAGGGGAAAAGCGTTGGATCTATGCCCCCCACTCCGTTCCGCGTCGAGCACCCTTTCGCGTTCCTAATTTGGGACAAAGTGAGCAAGCAAGCGCTTTTCATGGGGTCGGTTAGGAGTCTCAACTGATTCGCCATCACGCTTACGTATAACAAAGTGCCTCAAACGTTCCCTAAGAGCGTGTGAGCAATTCGCAAACTTGAGTTTGTGCACCTTAATTGTCCCGCGAGACTCTTCGCTTCGGTTTCGTCGCTGGAATTCCATGCGTTGCTTTGGGACTTCAAATGCAATCGGCCAATAAATCATCTTGTGCGGATGGAGAATTGGTTTCCCGTCTTTTATCATTAAGGATGCGTAACTTAAACACAACCGGACATAATGAAAGACAAGAGCAGGTTGGCAACTGCCGCTTGAAGGGGCGCAACGCACTCCTTGTTTTCTCCTCTTGTTCGTTTCATTTATTGAACTTTATATGCATAACCA
This genomic window from Dermacentor albipictus isolate Rhodes 1998 colony chromosome 9, USDA_Dalb.pri_finalv2, whole genome shotgun sequence contains:
- the LOC135897156 gene encoding iripin-2-like isoform X1; the protein is MASVVAAVMLCSAFLAPTYAQGPEQHTRPNNGFSVALFKELCSKTAGQNVFFSPASISIALGMLYAGAGGKTLEELSSVLGLSDAEIVDRDVVLTAYKSFLETKPANATLDIANTVLVQKDFEILDQYRSDVVKYFQAEARSVDFFRDGSRVTAEINEWVKEKTKGKIPTLLDAALPMNAAAFLINAVYFKGTWVTKFQARNTKPLPFYNHGRDKVNVATMSVRRYFGYADVDELQARALEVPYAGDRFGMIIVLPNSRTGLPTVEAHLTTGLVDKIASHLTQRDVHLWLPKFELHTDYDLVAPLRRLGLESAFGDGADFSGISDRNDLAVSDVKHKAMVEVSEEGTVAAAVTSVRMRWRKGKSVGSMPPTPFRVEHPFAFLIWDKVSKQALFMGSVRSLN